The genomic DNA AACCACTTCGCGACTCAGTAAAAGTTTCAGTAAAAAACTATCTTGCACAATTAAACGGTCAGGATGTAGACGACCTTTATGAGTTGGTACTAGCTGAAGTTGAACAACCACTACTAGACATGATCATGCAATACACTCGCGGCAACCAAACTCGCGCTGCGTCTATGATGGGTATCAACCGTGGTACACTTCGTAAGAAACTTAAAAAATATGGCATGAACTAATACATATTAGTTTAAGCATTTGAATTTAAAGGGTTTATCATTTTTTGATAAACCCTTTTTCTTTTTATAACGATCATAAATGATCATTCACTTTTCCACTTATATAGTTATTGGCTTTATGTAGGATAAAAGGTAGTTAGGCTACTCACGCGACGTTATACATGTAGCTTGCTGTTCCTTTCATATCAGAACCTCCTCTAAGCGCTGCCTTACTTAGAGTGGGTATAACTAACAAATATGATCAGACGACGTTTCATTTATATAGTTATCGGGTTATACAAGTCTAAAAGGCGACTTCCCTATCAAAATTAATATTGCCTCATTATTTAGTCACTCGCCAACAAATCACCGACCCCAATACCACCATAGACACCCCCTGCCAGAAGCTACTAGAGAGAGCGATGCCCAAAATAACCGATGAGAATAAGGTAGAAAAAATAGGGGTAAAATAAGACAAGGTCGCAAGCAGCAGCATATTTCCTTTCATGATGCCACTGTTCCACAAACCATAACCGCTGGCCATAATCAGAGCTGCGAGCACTAAATAGCAAATAGACTCACCATCAAATACAAGAGCGGGCTCATCACTAAATCCATAGTGAACCCATAATACCGATGCGGTCATCGCAAAAAACAAGGTAATGGCGTTTTTACCGTTAGACAAACGTTTAGTGATATTGCAATAAATTGCCCATAAAAATGCACCTATTAGCGCCATTGCATAAGTAGCCGGATTACTTTGCACATTGTGCGCTAGCTGAGTGATTGATAGCGCTTGATCCCCTGTTATAGCCCAAGCTACGCCAATAAACGCCAAAGCCACACTAGGATAGAGCCAAACGCTGGTTTTTTTGCCACTGCTAATCACCGCAATCAATACAGTTAAAGCTGGCCACAGGTAGTTAATAACGGCCATATCAAGGGCTTGGTGTCTATCGTGAGCCATCCCTATAGCTAACGACAAACAGACCTCATAAGCGGCAAACAAGCCCCCAGCAATCAGCACATAGCGCTTTGATAATGTGTTGAGTTTAGGGCTGCCCACCACTAGCATCAAAAACAGTGTAGCTAGAGTATAAATACTGGCAGCCCCACCTATTGGTCCCAAATGCTCGGCAACCTTGCGCGCCACGCCTATAACGCAGCTCCAAAGTAAAATGGCCATTACGCCGTATAGAGTGTACTTATGTGTTTGCAAAATTCGTCCTTATCTTCAACACTCTCCATGTTACTGAATAAGACGCCTTTGACTATCCCCCATTAAGTGCATATAAAAAAGGCCCGCGACTTGGCGGGCCCTTCATTTAAACTCTCTTTTAGTGCACTAAACCGCGTTGCAACAGCAAGCTGTGGATTTTTTGCCAATAGTAGCGGGCCATGAGTAAAGCCAAAACAATAGCTGATGTGATACTTAACCAGTGCGGGAGTACTTCGTGCTCACCTGCGCTCAATGGTTGTACTACAAAACCATAGGTCGAAACTAAATAATCTGTAGCTAAACCAAACACAATCGCTGTCCCTACCACTCCGGTTAAATAAGCAAATAACGAACGTTTACCTAACTCTTTACCCACTACTCCTAGAGTTGCAATATTAGTAGCAGGGCCTGCAAGCATAAATACCAATACCGCTCCTGGGCTAATACCAGACATTAATAAACCTGCGGCAATCGGCGTAGAGGCTGTGGCACAGATATACATAGGCACACTAATAGCGACCATGATGAGCATGCTCCAAATCGTCCCGCCCCAGTGAGCTAGAAAATCAGTTTCTACATACGTTTGCACTAAAGAGGCAAAAAATAAGCCAATGATTAGCCATGTGCTTATATCTTTGATCAAATCCGTTGTCGCAAAACTCACACCTGACTTTAGTTTGCCAAATGCAGATTTGCTATCGCCCCCTTTAGAAGAACAACATTTTGCTGTAGTTGACGTAGATTCTGCGGTTTTAGAAGAGCAGCACTTTGCTACAGTTGGCGTAGGTTCTACTGTTTTAGATGAACAGCATTTTGCTGCAGTTGGCGCAGGTTTAATGGCATTGACGGCAAAACCTGCACTGGGCTGATCCAAAGGTTGTGAATGGCGCTTTGACGATTTGACTTTAGAGGGCAGATCCTCTCGACCCACTAATAACCCAGCAACAATCGCACTGCAAATAGCGGCAATAGGTCTAATAATGGCCATAAAAGGCCCAAGTAACGCATAGGATACCGAAACAGAGTCTAAGCCAGTCTCGGGGGTTGCCACAAGAAATGAAGTTGTCGCACTTTTTGATGCTCCGCTGCGACGCAAACCTAGAGCGGCAGGAATCACCCCACAAGAACATAATGGTAAAGGCGCACCAATAAATGCCGCCTTTATTGTTGTCTTGGCTCCTTTGCCACCTAAGTGCTTAGCTAATAAATCGGTGGGAACCCACTCCTTTAAAAGACCTGCGACCACTAAGCCAAGGAGCATCCAAAAGCCCGACTCTATAAATAGCCCCACAAAGTTATGTAATAAATTCACTTTGTTTCCTCCTGTACATCACAATCAGCACTATCAAGAGCCTCTAAAATCGAACAATGCGTAGCGGGTTCATCACCACCACAACAAGAAGCACTTAACTTAGCCAATGAACTTTGGAAAACCTGTAACTCGCGCATTTTCTCTTCAATTTGAGCCAGTTTAAGATCAACAATGCCTTTCGCCTCATGGCAACGGTAATTGTCGCGATCAAGCTGAATGGATAACAAGTCTTCTATCTCGGTTAAAGTAAACCCCACCTTTTTGGCGCGGATAATAAATCCCAGTCTATCGGCATCATTATCATTATAAACTCGGTAACCACTAGCACTTCGAGAGCTTGCTTTTAACAGGCCATGCTTTTCATAAAAACGTAATGTATCTGGCTTGATGTAAAATCGTTTTGCCAGCTCTCCAATTTTATACATTCTCATACTCATTAAATTAGTTATTACATCATAAGTATAAACCTTAGATACAACTCCAAGGTCAAGTTTGTAAGCCAATTAAAAGTGAAATAGTGCTTACTTTAATTTTTGCTCATTCTGAACATCAATAAGCTCCAAATAAGGATTTTTTACAATAAAATGCAAATGCCAAACGATTGCGCGAGCTTTTTAGTAAATTATTCGCTAGAATACGCGCCATTCGAATTGATGTTTTTTTGCACGCTGAAGATTTTTGTCAAAGTTGTCTAATAGTCATAATACAGACTCAACTTTGACAAACATCTTTTCATCCAACTTGATTCCAAAATCAGCAGATGTTGTGAGGATGCACCAGACGATCAAGCTAATGATTCGGGGCTTCTCATTTATTCTGTCGATAACGGATAATCTTAAGTACTTGAGGAATATGGAAGCATGAGTATCGCTCGCCCAATTCGCCGCGCTCTTATCAGCGTATCTGATAAAACTGGCATCGTAGAGTTTGCTAAAGCACTTGCTGAACGCAACGTTGAACTTCTTTCTACAGGTGGCACAGCTCGCCTACTTGCAGAGCAAGGTCTAGCTGTCACTGAAGTGTCTGACTACACTGGCTTCCCAGAAATGATGGACGGCCGTGTTAAGACACTTCACCCTAAAGTACACGGTGGTGTACTGGGTCGTCGTGGTCAAGATGACGACATCATGGCAAAACATGACATCAAACCTATCGATATGGTTGTTGTTAACCTATATCCATTTGCTGAAACAGTCGCAAAAGAAGGTTGTACTCTTGCTGACGCAGTTGAGAACATCGACATCGGTGGTCCAACAATGGTTCGTTCTGCGGCTAAAAACCACAAAGACGTTGCTATCGTAGTGAATGCACACGACTACAACCGTGTTATCACTGAAATGGACAGCAACGAGAAATCTCTAACTCTAGACACTCGTTTCGACCTAGCCATTGCAGCATTTGAACACACTGCAGCTTATGACGGCATGATTGCTAACTACTTCGGTACTATGGTTCCTTCTTACGGCGACAACAAAGAAGGCGACCAAGAGTCTAAATTCCCTCGCACTTTCAACCAACAGTTCGAGAAAAAACAAGACATGCGCTACGGTGAAAACAGCCACCAAGCAGCGGCATTCTATGTGGAAGCAAACCCTGAAGAAGCGTCTGTTTCAACAGCACGTCAAATCCAAGGTAAAGCGCTTTCTTATAACAACATCGCTGATACGGATTCAGCCCTTGAGTGTGTTAAAGAATTTGCAGAACCCGCCTGTGTTATCGTTAAGCACGCCAATCCATGTGGTGTTGCACTAGGTAAAGATATCCTAGAAGCGTATAACCGTGCATTCCAAACCGATCCAACTTCAGCCTTTGGTGGCATCATCGCTTTCAACCGCGAGCTTGATGCAGCAACCGCTACAGCCATTACTGAACGTCAGTTTGTTGAAGTAATTATTGCCCCTTCTGTATCAAAAGAAGCTGCAGAAATCGTAGCCGCTAAGAAAAACCTTCGCCTGCTTGAGTGTGGCGAATGGACAAGCAAAACAACGGGCTTTGACGTGAAACGCGTTAACGGTGGTTTGCTAGTTCAAGACCGCGACCAAGGCATGGTATCTCAAGATGACCTTACCGTTGTTTCTGAGCGTCAACCAACAGCAGAAGAGCTAAAAGATGCATTGTTCTGCTGGAAAGTAGCGAAGTACGTTAAATCTAACGCTATCGTTTACTCTAAAGGCGACATGACTATCGGTGTAGGTGCAGGCCAAATGAGCCGCGTGTACTCTGCGAAAATTGCCGGTATTAAAGCTGCTGACGAAGGTCTACAAGTTGAAGGTTGTGTCATGGCGTCGGATGCGTTCTTCCCATTCCGCGATGGCATTGATGCGGCAGCAGATGCTGGCATTAAATGTGTTATCCAACCTGGCGGCTCTATGCGTGACCAAGAAGTTATCGATGCGGCTAACGAGCACGGCATGGCGATGATCTTCACTGGTATGCGTCACTTCCGTCACTAATATTTCTACATCTTTAGCACTACCGCGATAATCCAATTGTCACGGTAGTGCTTATTGTTTGAGATACCGCTTTAATTGCTTTCAAGAGTGTCTTTCGAACAACAAAAACAGCGATTTTTGAATTAAGGATAATATATGAACGTTCTTATTATTGGTGCTGGCGGTCGTGAGCACGCACTAGGCTGGAAAGCCGCGCAAAACCCAAATGTTGAAACAGTATTCATTGCACCTGGTAATGCAGGTACTGCTATCGAGCCAAAACTGCAAAACGTAAACATTGGCGTTGAAGATATCGAAGCATTGGTTGCTTTCGCTAAAGAAAAAAGCATCGAACTGACTATCGTAGGCCCTGAAGCGCCTCTAGTTATCGGTGTGGTTGATGCCTTCCGTGAAGCGGGCTTGCCTATCTTTGGTCCAACACAAGCAGCCGCGCAACTTGAAGGTTCTAAAGCTTTCACTAAAGATTTCCTAGCGCGTCATGATATTCCAACGGGTTACTACGCAAACTTCACTGAAATTGAGCCTGCACTGGCTTATGTTCGTGAACAAGGTGCACCGATTGTTGTTAAAGCTGACGGCCTAGCCGCGGGTAAAGGCGTTATCGTTGCCATGACCCTTGAAGAAGCCGAAGACGCAATTAAAGACATGCTAGCGGGCAATGCCTTTGGTGATGCAGGTAGCCGCGTGGTTATCGAAGAGTTCCTAGAAGGCGAAGAAGCCAGCTTCATCGTTATGGTAGACGGCTCTAGCGTACTGCCTATGGCAACTAGCCAAGATCACAAACGTGTTGGCGACAAAGATACTGGCCCTAACACTGGCGGCATGGGTGCATACTCTCCAGCTCCTGTTGTGACGCCAGAAATTCATAACCGTATTCTTGAGGAAGTTATCTACCCAACTGTACGTGGTATGGATGCAGAAGGCGCACCTTATACAGGTTTCCTATATGCAGGTCTTATGATTGCAGCAGACGGAACACCTAAAGTTATCGAATATAACTGCCGCTTTGGTGACCCAGAAACGCAACCTATTATGATGCGTATGGAGTCTGACCTTGTTGAACTTTGCCTAATGGCAATCGACGAGAAACTAGACCAAGCAGAATCTAAATGGGACCCACGCGCTTCTATCGGTGTGGTTCTTGCAGCCGGTGGTTACCCAGCAGACTACGCCAAAGGCGATGTAATTTCTTTGCCTACAAGCGAAGCGGAAGGTCAAAAAATCTTCCACGCAGGTACTGCAAACAACGACTCTGGCGATGTTGTGACTAACGGTGGCCGCGTACTTTGTGCAACGGCACTAGGTAACACAGTGTCTGAAGCTCAAGAGCAAGCATACGCCCTAGCAAAACAAGTGAGTTGGAACGGCATGTTCCACCGCAACGACATTGGCTACCGCGCCATTGCTCGTGAACTGCAAAAGTAAATTAACTATTTGCTCGCTGTATTAAAACAAAAAACCCAAATGTATTTAGTATGTTTGGGTTTTCTTATTCTAAGTCATTAATTTCAATAATCATCTACTATTTCCTTAATCTAAAAGAAATTAGACCTCATTAAATGCCCACTGCGAAATCTAGGTTTCTCCCGAATTCAACTCCGAAGTGCGACATTCTTAATATTCAAGTAGCCTCCATCATTTCTCTAAAAATGACAGCAGGTTGCTTGAACCCTAAACACTTTTTTGGACGATAATTAATTCGTTGTTGCGCCCTTTCAATATCATCATCACTGACCGTTCGTAGATCTGTTCCTTTCTTTACGTACTGTCTCAACAGGCCGTTAGCATTTTCATTCGCTCCTCGTTCACAAGAGCTGTAAGGGTGTGCGAAGTACACATCGGTTTCTAATGCCTGTGCTATTTCTTCATGACCTGCAAACTCACGACCATTATCTGCGGTAATAGTATGAACTAACGCTTTATAAGGCATCAGCATTGCTATGGTTGCGTTAGTCACGTCTTTTGCTGACTTAGAGGGCACTTTCTGTGTCAGATAAAAACGCGTTTGACGCTCTAAGAGAGTGACAATTGCCCCCGTTCCATGCTTGCCTAAGACCGTATCAATTTCCCAGTCACCAAAGCGTTCACGACTATCAACAATGTCAGGCCTTTCATCTATTGAAACTGCGTTTTTGATTGCAGGTGCTTTCTCTGTCTTGCCCCGTCGATACCGCTTATGGCCTTGGCGCAAGTGCTTAAATAGCTTTCCACCTTGTCGCTTATTACGAGCGACGAATCGGTAAATCCACTCATGGCTCACTTTAGCCCCTGCGCGGGTTAAGACATTAGATATTTGCTCTGGACTCCAATCGATAGACAACAGAACCTCAATAAAATCTATACGCGATTGAGGTACTTGATACTTACGGGCTTGCCGTCGTTTTTCTATTGATTGATGATGTGCTTTGTCTGGCCGATATTGTTCTTTCTTGCTACATCGTTTCAGCTCTCGATAAACGGTTGAGCGATGGCATTTAACTGTCTTAGCAATTTCAGATATTGAAATTCCCCGTTCCAAAAGGGCAGAAATTTGATATCTTCTTCCCTCGGTCAACTGCTGATAATTCATAGTAGTACTGCTTGTTTCTTTGGCGAGAAGAGCGTACCACTTTCGGCAGTTGGCTTCCTCTTCTATGCCTTTCCATGAATGTCGCAGTTATTATCTGAAATCGGGCCAATAAAGATACTCAATCAATCTCTTAATCGATTAAATCTAAACTGTATAAAATACCACCTAATAAAATATATTAAATTCTTAAAGGTATAACAGTGGTGATTTTTTCAAAAAAACTAACAGTCGGTGTACTACTAGTTTCATCAACAACTCTCTTTGGCTGTGGTGGTGGTGGCGATAAAGATCTAACGACAATAAAAGATGCAGATCTTACCCTCAGCCTTAATACTCATGAGCAAATTAATACTGTTGTATCGGAAGTCATAATGCCGTCATTTATTATACTAGATGATTATTCCACGGCTCTTAATGCCCACGATAGCGATAAGTACTCATCACATGGTGAATTTATTGCTGATTCAGGATCTCAAACATGGGATTGGGATGATCAAACAAGTACTATATCAATCAACTATAAAAATTCAACATATGATCATGCTGGCCTAACGATTAATGGCAACATTAATGATACCAGCAATGACAATTATATCCTCACTGCAAATATAAATATAAAATCAACTAATCATGATAAGAACTTAAACATTTCATTTAAAAGTATAAATCAACATGATTGGTCTATGACTACTAAATCATCATCTATGGGAATATACAAAGTTGACGCTAGTGATTTAGATTCAGATTTAGAACATCATCAAGGGCATTTGACAATTGTAGGTAAAGATAATAAAAAATGGCTAATTGACTTCTTTGATGGTGGATATTCAGTTAGTACACCCAATAGCGAAAGCTATAATTATTATAACGATGGCAGGACTGCTGAAAACCGACAGTCTTTGACATTAGAAAAAGGCACTATAAGTCAGTTTAGCAATGATAGTGACTCAGATATAATAGCTAGTTTAGTTAGCAATGGTCTAAAGAGTATCATTCATACTATGATCATCACTGAAAACAAAAGTGGATATCAAGCATGCGAAGACAGTGGCTCTTATCAAGAATATGATGATAATTTTAGCTTCAGCAATTGTAATAAAAATAATTTCGTTATTAATGGTAGTCTTAGTAAAAAGAATAATAAAACTAAAGCTGATTTAGATATTAATGACCTCGTTAAAAGTATTACAGGGCATTTATCAGCTAATTCAATGAAACTAACTTCAACCTCTGCTGAGACGTTTATTATTAGTAAAAATTATTATTATGATAAATTGACATTTGTTACTCAATATTCTAATTCCGACAGCAATAACCAATACGTTGTATTAAAATCGACACCCCCTCATGGCATCTCTTTTGATGCTGATGGTTTAGGTCAAGAATACCCGAATGATGGCTTTCTGGTTATATATAGTGGCAATTCAACTTGGTATGCAAATATCAAGGGTTCTTCTTTTGATCTTACATCTCCAAATGGAACAGTTACATCCCACTACCTAGATATTTTAAACTAATATTTAGTACTACTATAAATATAGCCCCAATAAATAAAAACTCATTGGGGCTGTACAAATATATAATAAAAAGAACATTTATCTACGATAAACACATCACTACCAACTAAATAGATAAAATCACAATAAACTAAACGATCGCTTACTCAACGGGCCTTTCAATACACTCAGCACCACAGTGCTGTAGAATCAGTAATTTATCGACCATCACGCTTTTGGCTTTGTACTCTCCAACAAAAGCGGCAAAGTTTTCCTCGTATCTTAAACGCTCATAATCACTGATAGTAATAGAGCATTTAAATTTAATGTCTTTAAACACTTTACCTTCGCAGGTCATGAAGACACCTTCTTTACTATAGCCTAAATTAATCTAGGCTAGGCTTTTCGTAATCTAGGTTCGTAGTCAAAAGAACATTGGCTACCGCGCCATTGCTCGTGAACTGCAAAAGTAATAGCCACTCTTTAGCGGATTATTGAACGCAAACAAAAAAGCCATTTCAATGAATGAAATGGCTTTTTTTATACTTATCATTTTCAATCTTAGCTATGCAAAACAGGTCGCTCAATGCAATCTTCGCTGCCGTTTTTCAGTATCAGTAACTGATTCACGACGACTTTCTTAGATTTATAGCCGCCAACAAAAACAGCAAAGTTATCCTCATCCACTAGGCGATCTATAATCACTGACGGCAGTTGATTTTTAAATTCCATGTCCGAGAAAGACTTTCCTTCACAGGTGGTAAACACCCCCTGTCTCCAGTGACCTTGGATTAACTCTAAACCTTGTTCTTGTTGAGACTTAGCTTTAACGACCAACTCACTGGCCTGCTGTTTGATCTCATTAATTTGCTCATCGCGCATAGGGATAACCTTGCCATTCTGGCGCAAGCGCTGATACACAGCTTCTCCTGCACGACTAAAGCGCAACGTCATCTGAAAAGGGACTAACTCGCCAGAACGAGACACTCTTTCCCCTTTACGAGTCACTTCCCTAATTTGTTGGTCGCTCCAAGTATAATAACTTTGATACCAACTCTTATCTTTGAATGTCACATTATCAGAACTTGATTCAGGGGAATCTACACGTTCAGTTAACCAGTAGATAGAGGTACTTTGGTTGTCAGTATCGCCACCAGAATACTCCGTAGGAGAGGCGGATTGACGTAGAGGAGCAGTAGCAGATGAACAACCTGCTAGGCTGAGTATAACTAAAGCAGAAGTAATGAGGTGTTTCATAAAAAATACGCCGAGCGATAACACTCGGCGTATTTTACATTAATTAACTGAATCTTTCAGTGCTTTACCAGCAGTAAATGCCGGAACATTAGCAGCTGCAATTTGAATCTCTTCACCAGTCTTAGGGTTGCGACCAGTGCGTGCGTTACGATGAGATACTTTAAATGTACCAAAACCAATTAGTTGTACTTGGTCGCCCTCTTTTAGAGCCTCAGTTACGCCTTCAAGAGTGGCTTCAAGAGCTGCTTTTGCTTGAGCTTTTGATAAATCGGCTTTTTCTGCAATTGCATCGATTAATTGGGTCTTGTTCATTGGGGTTTCCCTTCTAAAGTTTTTGAGAACAAAGCCACTCTAAATCAAAAACCCTCCATCTGGCAAAGGGTTGCAAGCGATCTTTCTGTTCAAACGAACATTTTTTAGCTCATTCTGTAGTTCAACTCACAAATTCACCACCACTGGTGGGCTCGACGCTTGTATTTTCAACCTCTAACACCTACTTACAAAGTATCAATTGCATATAATGGCTGTCATACTCAGCCTGATTTCTAAACGATCTACAAAGGTACTATGTTACTTCTTACTATCTATGTCTCCATCGCCATTGGAGTGTCATTTATTTGCTCTGTACTAGAAGCCGTTCTGCTAAGTATTTCGCCTAGCTATATTGCTCAGTTAAGACAACAAGGGCACCCCGCTGCTAGCAAGTTAAGTCAGTTAAAATCCGATATTGACCGACCGTTAGCGTCCATTCTGACCCTAAATACCATAGCCCATACCATAGGAGCGGCCAGTGCTGGTGCACAAGCCTCTATTGTCTTTGGCAGTGAGTGGTTAGGCGTATTTTCGGCGGTGCTAACATTGGGCATTTTAGTGCTCTCAGAAATTGTCCCTAAGACAATTGGCGCGACCTATTGGCGTCAACTGGCACCAACCTCAGCGAGAATACTGAACTGGATGGTATGGGGACTGCGACCCTTTGTTTGGTTCTCAGAACAAATCACTAAACGCCTCTCTCGCGGTAACGTAGAACCTAAGTTACGCGAAGAAATGTCAGCGATGGCGATTTTAGCGGAAGAGTCCGATGAATTTGGTGAAGACGAAACGCGCATTCTTAATAATTTGCTTAACTTACCTAACGTGCCTGTTACGAAAACAATGACACCTCGTCCTGTTGTGTTTCGGGTAAATGCCAAGCTGACCATTAATGAATTTTTAGCCACACACAATGACACGCCCTTCTCTCGACCTTTGGTGTATTCTGAGCAAAAAGACAATATCTGTGGGTTTGTGCATCGCTTAGAGTTATTCAAGCTACAACAACAAGGCCAAGGCACTGAGCTGCTTGGTAATGTAATGCGCCCTATTCATGTGTTTCTAAATAACAGTGTGTTACCTAAGGTATTTGCTCATATGCTGGCACAGAAACTGCACATTACTTTAGTTGTGGATGAATACGGCACAGTACAAGGTATTGTGACCCTTGAAGATATCTTTGAATTTTTATTAGGACAGGAAATTGTTGATGAAGCGGATAAAAACCGCGACATGCAGCAAGTGGCTCACGAGCGTTGGGACAATTGGACAAAACGCCATGGGGTGATCATTAGTACCGATGACGATCCTAACAAAGAGCAACAGAAAGATGCTCCGGCGCCTGAAGCGGATAAAAAATAATACAACGGGAGCCTAAAGCTCCCGTTTTCAATGGACCGCTTTATATCAAAGCTGCACCCCAATATTGCTGATGCCCTCTTCACGCAACTCAGCACGTAAATCTTTAATCAGCTCTACATCACGTTCAGTGCACTCACGTAATGGACGTGCAATGGCCCACTGTACATCCCACTCTTCACATACAGCTTCATTTTGTTTTTGATTTTCATTGGTGATTTCTTCACTGCCTTGAGCCACTTCAAGATCCGCTACCGTCATCACCGACTGTTGGCTGATATTTTGTACCGCATCACCCAGTAAATCACGATCTAGCAAAGCGTGTAATAATTCGGCTAGCCCCATGCACGCATCAATGGCAGGGTAAACACCGTAAA from Vibrio rarus includes the following:
- a CDS encoding CNNM domain-containing protein, with the protein product MLLLTIYVSIAIGVSFICSVLEAVLLSISPSYIAQLRQQGHPAASKLSQLKSDIDRPLASILTLNTIAHTIGAASAGAQASIVFGSEWLGVFSAVLTLGILVLSEIVPKTIGATYWRQLAPTSARILNWMVWGLRPFVWFSEQITKRLSRGNVEPKLREEMSAMAILAEESDEFGEDETRILNNLLNLPNVPVTKTMTPRPVVFRVNAKLTINEFLATHNDTPFSRPLVYSEQKDNICGFVHRLELFKLQQQGQGTELLGNVMRPIHVFLNNSVLPKVFAHMLAQKLHITLVVDEYGTVQGIVTLEDIFEFLLGQEIVDEADKNRDMQQVAHERWDNWTKRHGVIISTDDDPNKEQQKDAPAPEADKK
- a CDS encoding YjaG family protein, with product MLQNPLQVRIEKLEPWQQITFMASLCERMYPNYAMFCQTTEFAEARIYRDILDSIWELLTIKNAKVNFERQLEKLEELVPSSEDFEFYGVYPAIDACMGLAELLHALLDRDLLGDAVQNISQQSVMTVADLEVAQGSEEITNENQKQNEAVCEEWDVQWAIARPLRECTERDVELIKDLRAELREEGISNIGVQL